A single Candidatus Chlamydia corallus DNA region contains:
- the obgE gene encoding GTPase ObgE — translation MFVDQITLELRAGKGGNGVVAWRKEKYLPKGGPYGGNGGNGGSVIIEATTNVYSFEAYRNTRFLKAPDGQSGATNNRTGRSGKNLIVSVPTGTLLRDAETGEILHDFTIDGDRLLVSQGGRGGKGNSFFKTAVNRAPTKATPGKPGEIRQVELELKLIADIGLVGFPNAGKSTLFNTLAHTEVKVGAYPFTTLAPSLGLVLCKDRLYQKSWIIADIPGIIEGAHQNKGLGLDFLRHIERTLLLLFVIDVSKRERNSPEDDLQTLIHELHSYQPDFEKKDMLVALNKIDDLLPDEQQECLQSFQKRFPSYTFMLISGLTGEGVNGLYGFFTQRLAV, via the coding sequence ATGTTTGTAGATCAAATTACCCTAGAACTGCGTGCTGGAAAAGGCGGGAATGGTGTTGTTGCTTGGCGAAAGGAAAAATATCTTCCTAAGGGAGGACCTTATGGCGGCAATGGCGGCAACGGCGGCTCGGTAATCATAGAAGCAACCACGAATGTATATTCTTTCGAAGCTTATAGAAACACCCGCTTTTTAAAGGCCCCTGACGGTCAGTCAGGAGCAACGAATAATCGTACAGGACGTAGTGGTAAGAATCTCATTGTTTCTGTTCCTACAGGAACCCTTCTTCGTGATGCCGAAACTGGTGAGATCCTTCATGACTTTACTATAGATGGAGATCGTCTCCTAGTTAGCCAAGGGGGCAGGGGAGGTAAAGGAAATTCTTTCTTTAAGACAGCAGTAAATCGAGCTCCTACAAAAGCTACTCCAGGAAAACCTGGAGAAATTCGTCAAGTAGAGCTGGAACTTAAACTTATTGCTGATATTGGTTTAGTGGGTTTTCCAAACGCTGGAAAGTCTACACTATTTAATACGCTCGCACATACCGAAGTTAAAGTCGGAGCATATCCTTTCACAACTCTAGCCCCCTCTTTGGGCCTGGTTCTCTGCAAAGACCGCTTATATCAAAAGTCTTGGATTATCGCTGATATCCCAGGAATTATTGAAGGAGCTCATCAAAATAAAGGCCTGGGATTGGATTTTCTTCGCCATATTGAACGCACTCTTTTATTGCTGTTCGTCATCGACGTCTCGAAAAGAGAAAGAAACTCTCCTGAAGATGACTTGCAAACGCTGATCCACGAGCTCCACTCTTATCAGCCAGATTTTGAAAAGAAAGATATGCTAGTAGCTCTAAATAAAATCGATGATCTTCTTCCCGATGAGCAACAGGAGTGTCTCCAAAGCTTTCAAAAGCGCTTCCCTAGTTACACATTTATGTTGATTTCAGGGTTAACAGGAGAAGGTGTTAATGGATTGTATGGTTTCTTCACACAAAGGCTCGCAGTATAA
- a CDS encoding sulfite reductase flavoprotein subunit alpha — protein MYLQEKLKAQQVPLILRELLSCSDSDSTTNDSDPVYRIVFNSNDTTLSYKVGDALGVLPENSKEASEHLLYLLGYSSMSLVNIKKSSEKVPVQKFFRCYVDLDKIPAKLTSFFPNRDANITLYDAIQEYRPRIPIELFTESVFPLLPRFYSIASSPHVCPKSIELLVKHVSYPGKYQKRFGVCSSFLCSKLQIHDSVPIFVQPTRHFTLSRETQGKPLVMIGAGTGIAPYKAFLEERLFNKDQGSNLLFFGERKEKVNFYYREFWNRAKEKGKLKLFLAFSREGDQKIYVQDLLRLQKDDVRKAYEEGGFFFVCGRKILGIEVKHALEDILGKDALASLREQHRYVIDVY, from the coding sequence ATGTATTTACAAGAAAAGTTGAAAGCTCAGCAAGTCCCTTTAATATTGCGTGAGCTACTTTCTTGTTCCGATTCCGACTCCACCACTAATGATAGCGATCCTGTCTATCGGATCGTCTTTAATAGCAATGATACGACTTTATCTTATAAAGTAGGGGATGCCTTAGGAGTCTTACCCGAGAACTCTAAAGAGGCTTCGGAACACCTTCTATATCTTCTAGGCTATTCCTCAATGAGCCTTGTAAATATAAAAAAAAGTTCTGAAAAAGTTCCTGTCCAAAAATTTTTTAGATGTTATGTTGATCTTGATAAGATTCCAGCAAAGCTCACCTCTTTTTTCCCTAATAGAGATGCTAATATCACGCTCTATGATGCAATTCAGGAGTATCGTCCTCGTATCCCAATAGAGCTTTTCACTGAGAGCGTTTTTCCCCTACTGCCTCGTTTTTACTCTATAGCCTCCTCACCACATGTATGCCCCAAGAGTATAGAGTTATTAGTGAAACACGTTTCCTATCCTGGAAAGTATCAAAAGCGTTTTGGTGTTTGCTCCTCGTTTCTATGTAGTAAACTTCAGATACACGATTCTGTTCCTATATTCGTACAACCTACAAGACACTTCACGCTATCTAGAGAGACCCAAGGGAAGCCTTTAGTTATGATCGGAGCAGGAACAGGAATTGCCCCCTATAAAGCTTTCTTAGAAGAACGCCTTTTCAATAAGGATCAAGGAAGTAATCTATTGTTTTTTGGTGAACGAAAAGAAAAAGTAAACTTCTATTATCGAGAATTTTGGAATCGTGCAAAAGAAAAAGGAAAATTAAAACTCTTTCTAGCCTTCTCAAGAGAAGGAGACCAAAAGATTTATGTTCAAGATCTTCTTAGGCTTCAAAAAGATGATGTAAGAAAAGCCTATGAGGAAGGAGGGTTTTTCTTTGTTTGTGGACGTAAAATCTTAGGCATAGAAGTAAAACACGCTTTAGAAGACATCTTAGGAAAAGATGCTTTAGCTTCCCTAAGAGAGCAGCATCGTTACGTTATTGACGTCTATTAG
- the rpmA gene encoding 50S ribosomal protein L27: MAHKKGQGASRNGRDSKSKRLGVKVGAGQKVSTGSILVRQRGTRWNPAQNVGRGRDDTLFALVDGIVVMKKTNRTYISVVPEQL, encoded by the coding sequence ATGGCACATAAGAAAGGACAGGGAGCAAGCCGAAACGGCAGAGATTCAAAATCGAAGCGCCTTGGGGTCAAAGTGGGTGCTGGACAAAAAGTTTCTACAGGAAGTATTCTTGTTCGTCAGAGAGGCACACGATGGAATCCTGCACAAAATGTAGGTCGTGGTCGCGATGATACACTATTCGCTCTAGTCGACGGTATTGTAGTAATGAAAAAGACAAATCGTACCTATATCTCTGTTGTTCCTGAGCAACTTTAG
- the ispF gene encoding 2-C-methyl-D-erythritol 2,4-cyclodiphosphate synthase: protein MDRDNDVPLPKPKWIYRTGIGQDSHRFLPESSTKPCILGGIIFDHCPGFQANSDGDIIFHAICNAISSVTNKLILGKVADELLQTRGITDSGMYLEEALKSLKPNQKISHVAITIEGSRPKFLCKLSALRQNIAQAMNLPPTDVGITATSGEGLSDFGCGDGVQCFCILTLMEYCG, encoded by the coding sequence ATGGATCGAGACAATGACGTTCCCCTGCCGAAGCCGAAATGGATTTACCGTACAGGCATTGGTCAAGACAGCCACCGCTTTCTCCCAGAAAGTTCCACCAAGCCCTGCATTTTGGGTGGTATAATTTTTGATCATTGCCCAGGATTTCAGGCAAATTCTGACGGTGACATTATCTTTCATGCGATTTGTAATGCCATTTCCTCGGTAACTAATAAACTTATTTTAGGGAAGGTTGCTGATGAACTTCTCCAAACACGAGGAATTACAGATAGCGGCATGTATCTTGAGGAAGCTTTAAAATCTTTGAAGCCCAATCAAAAGATTTCTCACGTGGCAATCACCATCGAGGGGAGCCGACCTAAATTTCTCTGTAAGCTATCTGCACTACGTCAAAATATTGCACAGGCAATGAATTTACCACCTACGGATGTTGGCATTACTGCAACTTCTGGAGAGGGTTTGAGTGACTTTGGCTGTGGAGATGGCGTACAGTGTTTCTGTATTTTAACTCTGATGGAATACTGCGGCTAA
- the rpsL gene encoding 30S ribosomal protein S12, translating to MPTINQLIRKKRKSSLTRKKSPALQKCPQKRGVCLQVKTKTPKKPNSALRKVAWVRLSNGQEVIAYIGGEGHNLQEHSIVLIQGGRVKDLPGVRYHIVRGTLDCAAVKNRKQSRSRYGAKRPK from the coding sequence ATGCCCACCATTAATCAATTAATACGTAAAAAGCGTAAGTCAAGTCTAACTAGAAAGAAATCTCCAGCTTTGCAGAAGTGTCCACAAAAACGGGGAGTTTGCCTTCAAGTAAAAACAAAAACTCCAAAGAAGCCGAATTCGGCTTTAAGGAAGGTTGCTTGGGTCCGATTGTCTAATGGGCAAGAAGTCATTGCCTATATTGGTGGTGAAGGGCACAATCTTCAAGAGCATAGCATTGTGTTGATCCAAGGTGGTAGAGTCAAAGACTTACCTGGTGTTCGTTATCATATCGTTCGCGGCACTCTAGATTGTGCAGCAGTAAAAAATAGAAAGCAAAGTCGTTCACGATACGGCGCAAAACGACCTAAGTAA
- a CDS encoding metal ABC transporter permease, translating to MLSSLIHDSFPLLILLPTFLAALGASVAGGVMGTYIVVKRIVSISGSISHAILGGIGLTLWIQYKLHLSFLPMYGAIIGAIFLALCIGKIHLKYQEREDSLIAMIWSVGMAIGIIFISQLPTFNGELINFLFGNILWVTPSDLYSLGLFDLLVLGIVVLCHTRFLALCFDERYMALNRCSVQIWYFLLLILTAITIVMLIYVMGTILMLSMLVLPVAIACRFSYKMTRIMVISILLNIFCSFVGICVAYFLDFPVGPTISLLMGIGYTASLCVKKPYNPLTPSPVNPEININV from the coding sequence ATGCTCTCTTCGCTAATCCATGATTCATTTCCCCTCCTTATTTTACTTCCCACATTCCTGGCAGCTTTAGGAGCCTCTGTAGCTGGCGGCGTTATGGGAACATATATCGTTGTAAAACGTATTGTTTCTATTAGTGGAAGTATCTCTCATGCAATTCTAGGAGGAATTGGCCTTACTTTATGGATACAATACAAGCTTCATCTTTCTTTTCTTCCTATGTATGGGGCAATTATTGGAGCTATTTTTCTAGCTCTTTGTATTGGAAAGATCCACCTGAAATACCAAGAAAGGGAAGATTCTTTGATTGCTATGATTTGGTCTGTAGGCATGGCTATTGGAATTATATTCATTTCCCAACTGCCCACCTTTAACGGGGAACTCATCAACTTTTTATTTGGGAACATTCTCTGGGTCACCCCTTCCGATCTCTATAGCTTAGGGCTCTTCGATCTTCTTGTTTTAGGAATTGTGGTACTTTGTCACACTCGATTCCTTGCTCTTTGCTTTGACGAGAGGTATATGGCTTTAAACCGCTGTTCCGTACAAATCTGGTATTTCCTACTGCTCATTCTGACAGCAATCACTATTGTTATGCTGATTTATGTCATGGGAACGATTCTCATGCTTAGCATGTTGGTGCTGCCTGTAGCTATAGCGTGTAGATTTTCCTACAAGATGACACGGATTATGGTGATATCCATTCTCTTGAATATATTCTGTTCTTTTGTTGGAATTTGCGTTGCATACTTTTTAGATTTCCCAGTAGGACCTACGATATCCTTGTTGATGGGCATAGGTTATACTGCGAGCCTTTGTGTGAAGAAACCATACAATCCATTAACACCTTCTCCTGTTAACCCTGAAATCAACATAAATGTGTAA
- a CDS encoding ABC transporter ATP-binding protein — translation MKIRILAEDLAFRYGSKGPNIIHDVSFSVYDGDFIGIIGPNGGGKSTLTMLVLGLLTPTFGSLKIFPSELKSKRAHAMIGWVPQHFSYDPCFPISVKDVVLSGRLFQLSWHGKYKKKDFEAVDEALDLVGLSEYHCHCFAHLSGGQIQRVLLARALASYPEILILDEPTTNIDPDNQQRILNILKKLNHTCTILMVTHDLHHTTNYFNKVFYMNKTLTSLTDTSTLTDQFCCHPYKNKEHSCSLR, via the coding sequence ATGAAAATACGAATTCTTGCTGAGGACTTAGCTTTCCGCTATGGAAGCAAAGGACCTAATATCATTCATGATGTTTCTTTCTCTGTCTATGATGGCGACTTTATAGGAATCATAGGGCCTAACGGAGGAGGAAAAAGCACCTTAACCATGTTAGTTTTAGGTTTGCTAACCCCTACATTCGGATCCTTGAAGATCTTCCCTTCTGAGTTAAAGAGTAAGCGAGCCCATGCGATGATAGGTTGGGTTCCCCAACACTTCTCTTATGATCCTTGTTTCCCTATTTCGGTAAAAGACGTAGTTCTCTCAGGAAGATTGTTTCAGCTCTCCTGGCACGGGAAGTATAAAAAGAAAGATTTTGAAGCTGTCGACGAAGCTTTGGATCTTGTAGGACTTTCTGAATACCATTGCCACTGCTTCGCCCACCTCTCGGGAGGACAAATTCAGCGGGTACTCCTAGCACGAGCCTTAGCCTCCTATCCTGAAATTTTAATTCTTGATGAGCCGACGACAAACATCGATCCTGATAATCAACAAAGAATTTTAAATATTCTCAAAAAGTTAAACCATACCTGCACCATTCTTATGGTAACTCACGATCTTCACCATACGACGAATTACTTTAACAAGGTTTTTTATATGAATAAAACTTTGACTTCGTTAACAGACACCTCGACCCTAACAGACCAATTTTGTTGTCATCCCTACAAGAATAAGGAACATTCATGCTCTCTTCGCTAA
- the rpsG gene encoding 30S ribosomal protein S7 has translation MSRRHSAEKRNIPGDPIYGSVILEKFINKVMMHGKKSVARKIVYSALERFSKKLNLENVLEGFEEALENAKPILEVRSRRVGGATYQVPVEVASDRRNCLAMQWIIKHARNKPGKSMEVGLATELIDCFNKQGATIKKREDTHRMAEANKAFAHYKW, from the coding sequence ATGTCAAGGCGGCACTCCGCTGAAAAGCGTAATATCCCTGGAGATCCTATCTATGGCAGCGTAATCTTAGAAAAATTTATTAATAAGGTTATGATGCATGGGAAAAAAAGTGTGGCAAGAAAGATTGTCTACTCTGCTCTAGAGCGTTTTAGTAAAAAATTGAATTTAGAAAATGTGCTTGAAGGTTTTGAAGAAGCTTTAGAAAATGCAAAGCCTATTTTAGAAGTTCGTTCCCGTCGTGTTGGAGGTGCTACCTATCAAGTGCCTGTTGAAGTTGCTAGTGACCGTAGGAATTGTTTGGCTATGCAGTGGATCATCAAGCACGCTCGTAATAAGCCTGGAAAATCTATGGAAGTTGGGCTTGCTACCGAACTGATTGACTGCTTCAACAAACAAGGTGCAACAATTAAAAAACGTGAAGACACCCATCGTATGGCAGAGGCAAATAAAGCATTCGCTCACTATAAGTGGTAG
- the fusA gene encoding elongation factor G, translated as MTNQEFDLSAIRNIGIMAHIDAGKTTTTERILFYAGRTHKIGEVHEGGATMDWMAQEQERGITITSAATTVFWLGAKINIIDTPGHVDFTIEVERSLRVLDGAVAVFDAVSGVEPQSETVWRQADKYGVPRIAFVNKMDRMGADYFAAVESMKEKLGANAFPVHCPIGSESHFVGMVDLISQKALYFLDDTLGAKWEEKEIPEDLKERCAKLRADLLEELATVDEGNEAFMMKVLEDPDSITEDEIHQIMRKGVIENKINPVLCGTAFKNKGVQQLLNVIVKWLPSPMDRGNIRGINLKTDQEISLEPRRDGPLAALAFKIMTDPYVGRITFIRIYSGTLKKGSAILNSTKDKKERISRLLEMHANERTDRDEFTVGDIGACVGLKFSVTGDTLCDENQEIVLERIEFPDPVIDMAIEPKSKGDREKLAQALGSLSEEDPTFRVSTNEETGQTIISGMGELHLDILRDRMIREFKVEANVGKPQVSYKETITTNGNSETKYVKQSGGRGQYAHVCLEIEPNEPGKGNEVCSKIVGGVIPKEYIPAVIKGVEEGLNTGVLAGYGLVDVKVNIVFGSYHEVDSSEMAFKICGSMAVKDACRKAKPVILEPIMKVAVITPEDHLGDVIGDLNRRRGKILGQESSRRMAQVNAEVPLSEMFGYTTSLRSLTSGRATSTMEPAFFARVPQKIQEEIVKK; from the coding sequence ATGACCAATCAAGAATTCGATTTAAGTGCAATTAGAAATATCGGCATCATGGCTCATATTGATGCTGGGAAAACAACGACTACAGAAAGAATTCTTTTTTATGCTGGAAGAACTCACAAAATCGGTGAAGTTCATGAAGGCGGAGCTACAATGGACTGGATGGCCCAGGAACAAGAAAGAGGAATTACCATTACCTCTGCTGCAACTACTGTGTTCTGGTTGGGCGCAAAAATTAACATTATTGATACTCCTGGGCACGTTGACTTCACGATTGAAGTAGAACGTTCTCTTCGTGTTCTTGATGGTGCTGTAGCAGTGTTTGACGCTGTATCTGGCGTGGAGCCTCAGTCCGAAACTGTCTGGAGACAGGCAGACAAGTACGGCGTTCCACGGATTGCCTTCGTCAATAAAATGGACCGTATGGGAGCAGACTACTTTGCTGCTGTAGAATCCATGAAAGAAAAATTAGGGGCGAATGCCTTTCCTGTTCATTGTCCTATTGGTTCTGAAAGCCACTTTGTTGGCATGGTTGACTTAATCTCTCAAAAAGCTCTTTATTTTCTAGATGATACCCTAGGAGCTAAATGGGAAGAAAAAGAAATACCAGAGGATCTTAAAGAACGTTGTGCAAAGTTGCGAGCAGATCTTTTGGAAGAACTCGCTACTGTAGATGAAGGCAACGAAGCTTTCATGATGAAAGTTCTTGAAGATCCCGACAGCATTACAGAAGATGAAATTCATCAGATAATGCGCAAGGGGGTTATTGAAAATAAAATCAACCCCGTCCTTTGTGGAACCGCTTTTAAAAACAAAGGCGTACAACAATTACTTAACGTAATTGTAAAATGGTTGCCTTCTCCTATGGATAGAGGAAATATCCGCGGAATCAATCTTAAAACAGATCAAGAAATTAGTTTAGAGCCAAGACGTGATGGGCCTCTAGCTGCTCTAGCCTTCAAAATCATGACAGACCCTTATGTGGGTCGTATTACATTTATCCGAATCTATTCTGGAACCCTGAAGAAAGGGTCCGCTATTTTAAATTCCACAAAAGACAAAAAAGAACGAATTTCTCGTCTTTTAGAAATGCACGCTAATGAGCGTACTGATAGAGATGAGTTTACCGTTGGGGATATTGGAGCCTGTGTAGGGTTGAAGTTTTCTGTCACAGGGGATACTTTGTGTGACGAAAATCAAGAAATTGTCCTTGAACGTATAGAATTTCCTGATCCTGTGATCGATATGGCAATCGAGCCAAAATCCAAAGGAGATAGAGAAAAACTCGCTCAAGCACTAGGTTCTTTGTCCGAAGAAGATCCTACTTTCCGCGTCTCGACAAATGAAGAAACAGGTCAAACGATCATTTCTGGAATGGGAGAACTTCACTTAGATATTCTTCGAGATCGTATGATCCGAGAATTTAAAGTTGAAGCTAACGTAGGAAAACCTCAAGTTTCTTATAAAGAAACGATTACTACGAATGGAAATAGCGAAACAAAATACGTCAAGCAGTCTGGCGGTCGCGGGCAGTATGCTCACGTTTGCCTTGAAATAGAACCTAATGAACCTGGAAAAGGAAACGAAGTTTGCAGCAAGATTGTTGGAGGCGTCATTCCTAAAGAATATATCCCTGCAGTAATTAAGGGGGTAGAAGAAGGGTTGAATACTGGAGTCCTAGCTGGCTATGGTCTTGTGGACGTTAAGGTAAATATTGTTTTTGGTTCGTATCACGAAGTTGATTCTAGTGAAATGGCATTTAAGATTTGCGGGTCTATGGCTGTCAAAGACGCCTGTAGAAAAGCTAAGCCTGTAATTTTAGAGCCGATCATGAAGGTGGCAGTAATTACCCCAGAAGATCATCTTGGCGATGTAATTGGAGATCTCAACCGACGTCGAGGAAAAATTTTAGGACAAGAATCTTCTCGACGAATGGCTCAGGTGAATGCCGAAGTTCCTTTAAGTGAAATGTTCGGGTACACCACATCTTTGAGATCATTGACTTCAGGACGTGCAACATCGACCATGGAACCTGCATTCTTTGCTAGGGTTCCTCAAAAAATTCAAGAAGAGATTGTTAAGAAGTAA
- a CDS encoding S41 family peptidase encodes MKKLVRLCVVLLSLLPNVVFSSDLLREEGIKKMMDKLIEYHVDTQEISTDILSHSLSSYIQAFDPHKSYLSNQEVAVFLQSPETKKRLLKNYKASNFAIYRNMNQVIRESILRARQWRKEWIKNPKELVLEASSYQISKQPTQWSKSIDEVKQKQRALLVSYLSLHLSGVPACRYQDKEDQLAALCVRQIENHENAYLGINDHGVAMDQDEEAYHFHIRVVKALAHSLDAHTAYFSKDEALAMRIQLEKGMCGIGVVLKEDIDGVVVKEIIPGGPAAKSGNLQLGDIIYRVDGNDIEHLSFRGVLDCLRGADGSTVILDIHRGDSNHMVTLKREKILLEDRRVDVSYESYGDGVIGKLTLHSFYEGENHVSSEQDLRRAIQGLKEKNLLGLVLDIRENTGGFLSQAIKVSGLFMTNGVVVVSRYVDGSIKCYRTVSPKKFYDGPLAILVSKSSASAAEIVAQTLQDYGVALVVGDEQTYGKGTIQHQTITGDASHDDCFKVTVGKYYSPSGKSTQLQGVKSDILIPSRYAEDPLGERFLEHPLPADSCDNVLHDPLTDLDSHTRPWFQKYYLPNLQKQETLWREMLPQLMENSQQRLSENQNFQTFLSRIKSSEKIDISYGCNDLQLEESVNILKDMILLQSKK; translated from the coding sequence ATGAAAAAACTTGTCCGTCTGTGCGTAGTTCTTCTTTCTTTACTTCCGAATGTAGTGTTTTCTTCAGACCTCTTACGAGAAGAAGGGATCAAAAAGATGATGGATAAGCTGATTGAGTATCATGTCGATACTCAAGAAATATCTACGGACATACTATCGCATTCTTTATCTAGTTACATTCAAGCTTTTGATCCTCATAAATCCTATCTTTCGAACCAAGAGGTTGCAGTTTTCTTACAGTCTCCAGAAACAAAAAAACGTCTATTAAAAAATTACAAAGCAAGTAACTTTGCTATTTATCGTAACATGAATCAAGTGATTCGTGAGAGTATTCTTCGTGCGCGACAATGGAGAAAAGAGTGGATCAAGAATCCAAAAGAACTTGTATTAGAAGCATCATCATATCAGATATCTAAGCAACCTACGCAATGGAGCAAATCCATAGATGAGGTTAAACAAAAACAACGCGCTCTACTAGTTTCCTATCTTTCTTTACATCTCTCTGGGGTTCCTGCCTGTCGGTATCAGGACAAAGAAGATCAGCTTGCTGCTTTGTGTGTACGTCAAATAGAGAACCATGAGAATGCGTATTTAGGCATCAACGACCATGGTGTTGCTATGGATCAGGATGAAGAGGCGTATCACTTCCATATTCGTGTAGTTAAAGCTTTAGCTCATAGCTTAGATGCCCATACGGCATATTTCAGTAAGGATGAAGCGTTGGCGATGCGCATCCAGTTAGAAAAAGGCATGTGTGGCATTGGTGTTGTGCTAAAAGAAGATATTGATGGGGTTGTTGTTAAAGAAATCATTCCTGGAGGACCAGCCGCTAAATCGGGGAACCTTCAGCTTGGAGATATCATTTATCGCGTGGACGGCAATGATATCGAGCATCTTTCTTTTCGAGGTGTTTTGGATTGTTTACGTGGGGCAGATGGCTCGACTGTGATCCTAGATATCCATCGTGGAGACAGCAATCATATGGTCACCTTGAAAAGAGAGAAAATTCTCTTAGAAGACCGTCGTGTCGACGTTTCCTATGAATCTTATGGGGATGGTGTGATTGGAAAACTTACGTTACATTCTTTTTATGAAGGAGAAAATCACGTTTCTAGCGAGCAAGATCTGCGTCGAGCCATTCAGGGATTAAAGGAAAAGAACCTACTTGGATTAGTTTTAGATATCCGGGAAAATACTGGTGGATTTTTATCTCAAGCAATCAAAGTTTCTGGTTTATTTATGACCAATGGTGTTGTGGTTGTATCTCGTTATGTTGATGGTAGCATCAAGTGTTACCGTACCGTATCTCCCAAAAAATTCTATGATGGTCCTTTGGCTATTTTAGTATCTAAAAGTTCAGCATCAGCAGCTGAGATTGTGGCACAAACGCTCCAAGATTATGGCGTTGCTTTAGTTGTGGGAGACGAGCAGACTTATGGAAAAGGAACGATTCAGCATCAAACGATTACTGGGGATGCCTCTCATGACGATTGTTTTAAAGTTACTGTAGGAAAATACTATTCACCTTCAGGGAAATCGACCCAGCTTCAGGGGGTAAAATCCGATATTTTAATTCCTTCTCGCTATGCTGAAGATCCTCTAGGAGAGCGTTTTTTAGAGCATCCCTTGCCCGCGGATTCTTGCGACAATGTGCTTCATGATCCTCTAACAGATTTAGATAGCCATACACGTCCGTGGTTTCAAAAGTACTATCTTCCTAATCTACAAAAGCAAGAGACTCTTTGGAGGGAGATGCTACCTCAGCTTATGGAAAACAGTCAGCAGAGGCTTTCTGAGAATCAAAATTTTCAGACATTTTTGTCTCGGATAAAATCATCTGAAAAAATCGATATATCTTACGGATGTAACGATTTACAATTGGAAGAATCAGTAAATATTTTAAAGGACATGATTTTATTACAGTCCAAAAAATAA
- the rpsJ gene encoding 30S ribosomal protein S10 codes for MKQQKQKIRIRLKGFDQGQLDRSTADIVETAKRTGARVVGPIPLPTKREVYTVLRSPHVDKKSREQFEIRTHKRLVDILDPTGKTIDALKMLALPAGVDIKIKAA; via the coding sequence ATGAAGCAGCAAAAGCAAAAAATTCGTATTCGTCTGAAAGGATTCGATCAGGGGCAGCTAGATCGTTCCACAGCAGATATTGTGGAAACTGCTAAAAGGACAGGGGCTCGTGTTGTAGGACCGATTCCTCTGCCTACAAAAAGAGAAGTCTATACTGTGCTGCGTTCGCCACACGTCGATAAAAAATCAAGAGAGCAATTCGAAATTCGCACTCACAAACGCCTTGTAGACATTTTAGATCCTACAGGAAAAACTATCGATGCTTTGAAAATGCTTGCTCTTCCTGCAGGAGTTGATATTAAAATCAAAGCCGCTTAA
- the rplU gene encoding 50S ribosomal protein L21 has product MEPYAVIQTGSKQYQVRAGDVIDVELLGDLASGKEVIFEDVLFVFDGTKASLGSPTVANAQVKAQYLSHVKGEKVIAYKYKKRKNYHRKHGHRQKYLRVKILELVI; this is encoded by the coding sequence ATGGAGCCTTACGCAGTAATTCAAACAGGAAGCAAGCAATATCAAGTTCGCGCAGGCGATGTGATTGATGTTGAGTTGCTAGGTGACCTTGCTTCGGGTAAAGAAGTCATTTTTGAAGACGTTCTCTTCGTATTCGATGGAACGAAGGCATCTTTAGGGAGCCCTACGGTTGCGAATGCACAAGTAAAGGCCCAATATCTTTCTCATGTTAAAGGCGAAAAAGTAATCGCCTATAAGTATAAAAAACGCAAGAATTATCACCGTAAGCACGGACATCGTCAGAAGTATCTTCGCGTGAAAATCCTTGAGTTAGTGATATAA
- a CDS encoding cysteine-rich outer membrane protein gives MSSSNHPVGGTTAAAAATNTVINIEQAAEDPTALKEGIKVITSSPGVVNAALGWVKAKIIQPVRESKLFQSRAFQITLLVLGILLVVAGLACMFIFHSELGANAFWLIIPAVVGLIKLLVTSLCFDEVCTSDKLVLFQKWAGVLEDQFDDGILNQSNKIFGHVKSESKTGSRASSPVLGSLALAKSSSPGPSPLLDRKTQN, from the coding sequence ATGTCATCATCAAATCATCCCGTAGGAGGAACAACAGCAGCAGCGGCTGCTACTAATACTGTTATAAATATAGAACAAGCAGCAGAGGATCCCACTGCTCTGAAAGAGGGTATAAAAGTGATTACGTCCAGCCCTGGCGTTGTAAATGCCGCCTTAGGATGGGTAAAAGCGAAAATTATCCAACCTGTGCGTGAATCCAAGCTCTTTCAATCTAGGGCTTTCCAAATTACCTTGCTCGTTTTGGGAATTCTTTTGGTTGTTGCTGGATTAGCGTGTATGTTTATTTTTCATAGTGAGTTGGGGGCAAATGCATTTTGGTTGATTATTCCTGCAGTCGTGGGCTTGATTAAGTTGTTGGTTACATCATTATGTTTTGATGAAGTTTGTACGTCAGACAAACTCGTGCTTTTCCAAAAATGGGCAGGTGTTTTAGAAGATCAGTTTGATGACGGTATCCTCAACCAATCAAATAAGATTTTCGGCCATGTGAAATCGGAATCAAAAACAGGGTCCAGGGCTTCTAGCCCAGTACTTGGTAGTTTGGCTTTAGCCAAATCTTCTTCACCTGGACCTTCACCTTTGCTAGATCGCAAGACTCAGAATTAG